From the Lycium ferocissimum isolate CSIRO_LF1 unplaced genomic scaffold, AGI_CSIRO_Lferr_CH_V1 ctg45, whole genome shotgun sequence genome, one window contains:
- the LOC132044426 gene encoding protein TERMINAL FLOWER 1-like, with product MAVKNIETLVLGRVIGDVVDSFTPTLKMTITYNNKQVYSGQELFPSVVIARPRVEVQGADLRTFFTLVMTDPDVPGPSDPFLREHLHWIVTDIPGTTDSTFGKELVSYETPEPNIGIHRFVFVLFKQKCRQSVVSPSPAASRDHFNTRNFANVNDLGPPVAVVFFNAQRETASRKR from the exons atggCAGTTAAGAATATAGAGACTCTAGTTTTGGGGAGAGTAATAGGAGATGTTGTTGATTCATTCACTCCCACACTAAAAATGACAATAACTTACAACAATAAACAAGTTTACAGTGGCCAAGAGCTCTTCCCTTCTGTAGTCATTGCTAGACCTAGGGTTGAGGTTCAAGGAGCTGATTTGAGAACTTTCTTCACTTTG GTCATGACAGACCCTGATGTTCCTGGCCCTAGTGATCCTTTCCTAAGAGAACACCTTCACTG GATCGTAACTGATATTCCAGGAACAACAGATTCCACTTTCG GAAAAGAGTTGGTCAGCTATGAGACCCCAGAGCCTAATATTGGAATACATAGGTTTGTGTTTGTTCTCTTTAAGCAAAAATGCAGACAATCAGTAGTTAGCCCATCACCGGCTGCTTCAAGGGATCACTTCAACACTCGCAACTTTGCCAACGTTAACGATCTCGGTCCGCCTGTCGCCGTCGTCTTCTTCAATGCACAACGAGAAACAGCCTCCAGGAAGCGCTAA